One window of the Wolbachia endosymbiont of Ctenocephalides felis wCfeJ genome contains the following:
- the ppdK gene encoding pyruvate, phosphate dikinase, which produces MGEKLIYYFSQSKCEGNAAMKNLLGGKGANLAEMCNVGIPVPPGFTISTSACKQDNRLSDNLRNEIKKYMAMLESDIGCKFGDSGNPLLVSIRSGSVSSMPGMLDTILNVGLNDATVVGLAKKSGERFAYDSYCRFIMMYSSVVLQLDHHLFQDVIDNEQQKGGAKSLADLDVDVLRKIVDDFKKIVYKKTAKHFPQSVEEQLLSSVNAVFSSWQNDRAVSYRKIHSISEDLGTAVNVQAMVFGNLNNNSATGVIFTRNPSIGEKKLFGEFLINAQGEDVVSGVYTPMPVNGEKESTMEKLMPSVYKELCDVCKKLEVHYKDMQDVEFTVQNGKLWILQTRSGKRTAEAAVRIVVDMVNEGIITKEEGILRLDPKTFDILLHPVLDVKSDQEVVGKGLPASPGVASGHVVFSASDAEKAAEQGKKVILVRSETSPEDINGMNAASGIITARGGMTSHAAVVTRGMGKPCICSVSGLYIDKDENFFSVGDTKVNKGEPITINGGTGEVMLGILPTISPELSQEFKAIIKWIDEIKTIKVRANADTPKDAKIAKEFSAEGIGLCRTEHMFFASDRIEFIQKLIIADDEIERANALSKLEEMQKSDFKEIFSLMEGREVTIRLLDPPLHEFLPDNQSTIEKIAQSLNKPVELVKNKIAQLSEKNPMLGHRGCRLAISHPEIYSMQIRAILSAADELRKEKKAEIKPEIMIPLIMDEKEFVLICELIKKESSVIAGMTSGKAYSIGTMIELPRAALIADKLAKYAEFFSFGTNDLTQTTMGLSRDDSVNFLDSYKKNNIFKNDPFEVLDTEGVGELVKIAIERGRKTRKEIKLGICGEHGADPKSIEFFIKSGIDYVSCSPYRVPIAKLVAAQFSVKSKCVN; this is translated from the coding sequence ATGGGAGAAAAGTTAATATATTACTTTAGCCAAAGCAAGTGTGAAGGCAATGCAGCAATGAAAAATCTGCTAGGAGGAAAAGGCGCAAACTTAGCGGAAATGTGCAACGTTGGTATTCCCGTTCCACCTGGTTTCACAATCTCAACCTCTGCCTGTAAGCAAGACAACAGATTGTCTGATAATCTACGTAACGAAATCAAAAAATACATGGCGATGCTCGAAAGTGATATCGGTTGCAAATTCGGAGATTCAGGTAACCCTTTACTGGTTTCCATACGCTCTGGCAGTGTAAGTTCGATGCCGGGTATGCTCGATACAATCCTAAATGTTGGCTTAAACGATGCAACTGTTGTCGGGCTTGCAAAAAAAAGTGGAGAACGTTTTGCCTATGATAGCTACTGCCGTTTCATCATGATGTATTCAAGTGTTGTACTGCAGCTTGACCATCACCTATTTCAAGACGTTATCGATAATGAACAGCAAAAAGGTGGAGCAAAAAGTTTAGCTGATCTCGATGTTGATGTCTTAAGAAAGATCGTTGACGATTTCAAAAAGATAGTGTACAAAAAAACTGCAAAACATTTTCCGCAGAGCGTTGAAGAGCAGCTGCTCAGCTCAGTAAATGCAGTCTTTTCTTCTTGGCAGAATGACAGAGCTGTTTCCTATAGAAAAATACATAGTATTTCTGAAGATCTTGGAACTGCAGTAAATGTACAAGCGATGGTTTTTGGCAATCTCAATAATAATTCTGCAACAGGTGTGATATTTACACGTAATCCTTCAATTGGAGAAAAAAAGCTTTTTGGTGAATTTCTAATCAATGCTCAAGGTGAAGATGTGGTCTCTGGCGTTTATACCCCTATGCCAGTTAATGGGGAGAAGGAGAGTACCATGGAAAAACTGATGCCAAGCGTATACAAAGAGTTGTGCGATGTATGTAAGAAACTCGAAGTACACTACAAAGATATGCAGGATGTCGAGTTTACTGTGCAGAATGGCAAGTTGTGGATTTTGCAAACTAGGTCTGGCAAACGCACGGCTGAAGCTGCCGTTCGTATAGTAGTTGATATGGTAAACGAAGGAATAATTACAAAAGAAGAAGGGATACTAAGGCTTGACCCCAAAACTTTTGATATTTTATTGCATCCGGTTCTTGATGTGAAAAGTGATCAAGAAGTAGTAGGAAAGGGCCTGCCGGCTTCTCCAGGTGTTGCTTCAGGGCATGTAGTGTTCAGTGCAAGTGATGCAGAAAAAGCTGCAGAGCAGGGTAAAAAAGTAATCTTAGTGAGATCAGAGACAAGCCCTGAGGATATTAATGGAATGAATGCTGCAAGTGGCATAATAACAGCACGGGGAGGAATGACTTCACATGCTGCTGTTGTAACCCGTGGAATGGGCAAGCCATGCATTTGCAGTGTAAGTGGACTATATATCGACAAAGATGAAAATTTCTTTTCTGTAGGAGATACAAAAGTAAATAAAGGTGAGCCAATTACTATCAACGGAGGAACAGGAGAGGTGATGCTTGGCATTCTTCCTACGATTTCGCCTGAGTTATCGCAAGAATTCAAAGCAATAATTAAGTGGATAGATGAAATTAAAACGATCAAAGTAAGAGCAAATGCTGATACTCCGAAAGATGCAAAGATCGCTAAAGAGTTTAGCGCGGAAGGAATAGGTTTATGTCGCACGGAGCATATGTTTTTTGCTAGTGACAGGATTGAGTTTATTCAAAAGTTGATAATAGCTGACGACGAAATTGAAAGAGCGAATGCACTGAGCAAATTGGAGGAAATGCAAAAGTCTGACTTCAAAGAAATATTTTCTCTCATGGAGGGCAGGGAGGTCACCATACGTTTGCTTGATCCCCCTCTGCATGAGTTTCTACCAGACAATCAGTCCACCATAGAAAAAATCGCTCAATCATTGAATAAGCCAGTTGAATTGGTAAAAAATAAAATAGCACAGTTATCAGAAAAAAATCCAATGCTTGGTCACCGAGGCTGCAGGCTTGCCATTTCTCACCCTGAAATATATAGCATGCAAATTAGAGCAATACTCAGCGCTGCGGATGAGCTAAGAAAAGAAAAAAAGGCAGAAATTAAGCCTGAAATTATGATTCCTCTTATTATGGATGAGAAAGAATTTGTACTGATATGCGAGTTAATAAAGAAAGAATCCTCTGTCATCGCTGGAATGACATCAGGTAAGGCTTATTCAATCGGAACGATGATAGAACTGCCACGAGCAGCATTGATTGCTGATAAATTAGCAAAATATGCAGAATTTTTTAGTTTTGGTACCAATGATTTAACGCAAACAACCATGGGGCTTTCAAGGGATGATTCGGTTAACTTTCTCGATTCTTATAAGAAAAACAACATATTCAAAAATGATCCATTTGAGGTGCTGGACACCGAAGGGGTAGGGGAGTTAGTCAAGATAGCTATTGAAAGAGGCAGGAAAACCCGAAAAGAAATAAAGCTTGGTATATGTGGAGAGCACGGAGCAGATCCAAAATCTATAGAGTTTTTCATCAAATCAGGGATTGATTATGTCTCATGCTCACCCTATAGAGTACCAATTGCAAAGTTAGTAGCAGCCCAGTTTAGTGTTAAATCTAAATGTGTAAATTAG
- a CDS encoding Rpn family recombination-promoting nuclease/putative transposase — MAFSKFLDARNDYAFKRIFGTERNKDILIHFLNDILGFTGLAAIQDVEFLATVLDPEIAAKKQSIVDVLCKDSLGSRYIIEMQFTKTKGFEKRAQYYAAKAYSSQAGQGDEYHNLKEIIFIAVADCIIFPNKAEYKSNHTIRDENTNEHDLKDFYFVFIELPKFTKTKEDQLENIVEKWCYFFRYAAETREEDLDKIAGNDIVIKRAYEEMNQLNWSEEELLAYEQMKKRIMDEVAAFAQKFDEGVKVGEERGRQEGIQIGHQKGIAEGKAEGEKQAKITVAKNLLKAGASVDLIADSTGLSVNEIKKLIETIQVEAADF; from the coding sequence ATGGCTTTTTCTAAGTTTCTTGATGCACGAAACGATTACGCTTTCAAAAGGATATTTGGTACTGAGAGAAATAAAGATATTCTCATTCATTTTCTCAACGATATTTTAGGCTTTACTGGCTTGGCTGCTATTCAGGATGTTGAATTCTTAGCTACCGTTTTGGACCCTGAAATTGCCGCTAAAAAGCAGAGTATTGTCGATGTTCTTTGTAAAGATTCCCTAGGCTCCAGATACATAATAGAGATGCAGTTCACTAAGACCAAAGGTTTCGAAAAGCGCGCTCAATATTATGCTGCTAAAGCCTATTCAAGTCAAGCTGGCCAGGGAGATGAATATCATAACCTCAAGGAAATTATCTTCATAGCTGTTGCTGATTGTATTATTTTTCCAAATAAGGCTGAGTATAAATCAAATCATACTATTCGGGATGAGAATACCAATGAACATGACTTAAAGGACTTCTATTTCGTATTCATAGAACTACCGAAATTCACAAAAACAAAAGAAGATCAATTGGAAAATATAGTTGAAAAATGGTGTTATTTTTTTCGATATGCAGCAGAAACAAGAGAAGAGGACCTGGATAAAATAGCAGGCAACGATATAGTAATAAAACGAGCTTATGAAGAGATGAACCAGCTTAACTGGTCGGAAGAAGAATTGCTAGCATATGAACAAATGAAAAAACGCATAATGGATGAAGTAGCTGCTTTTGCCCAAAAATTTGATGAAGGTGTTAAGGTTGGGGAAGAAAGGGGTAGACAAGAAGGTATCCAAATCGGTCATCAAAAAGGTATTGCGGAAGGCAAGGCAGAGGGCGAAAAACAGGCTAAAATCACTGTGGCTAAAAATCTACTTAAAGCTGGCGCATCTGTTGACTTAATAGCAGATTCTACCGGTCTTTCTGTCAATGAGATCAAAAAATTAATAGAGACGATTCAAGTTGAGGCGGCAGATTTTTAA
- a CDS encoding CTP synthase, whose product MKEARFIFVTGGVVSSLGKGLVASSVGALLQAHGFKVRIRKLDPYLNIDPGTMSPTQHGEVFVTEDGAETDLDLGHYERFTGIKATKDDNITTGKVYHELLKKERRGDYLGKTVQVIPHVTDLIKSFIFNGTEGLDFIICEIGGTVGDIESQPFLEAVRQIGYKLGKQRVILIHLTLIPYLTAAQELKTKPTQHSVRELNFAGLQPDIILCRSEKEVSDNQRRKIANLCNVSLSNVIPAPDVSHIYELPILYNQCGLGTQILEHFHLSKPQPSLTEWDQIVHSMSNSTQEVTVSIVGKYTEFPDTYKSLVEALNHGAISNKVKIKVNWVNSREKSEDEKFIGEKLRNSHAVLVPGGFGDDGVEGKISAISYARMNNIPFLGICLGMQLAVIEFARSVIKLEDVHSEEFCTCRHPIIKLAGGRNVDLGGTMRLGAYECNISPSSKMADAYGNTTISERHRHRYIINSDYKDDLEKNGLICSCISEDRTCIEAVELESHPWFIGVQFHPEFKSKPFSPHPLFVSFIKAAVNTI is encoded by the coding sequence ATGAAAGAAGCTAGATTTATCTTCGTAACAGGTGGGGTTGTTTCATCACTTGGCAAGGGTTTAGTTGCTTCGAGTGTAGGTGCACTTCTTCAAGCTCATGGCTTTAAGGTACGCATCAGAAAACTTGATCCATACCTCAATATAGACCCTGGAACAATGAGTCCAACTCAGCATGGAGAGGTGTTTGTTACCGAAGACGGTGCCGAAACTGATTTAGATCTTGGACACTATGAACGCTTTACTGGTATCAAAGCAACCAAGGATGACAATATAACAACCGGTAAAGTATATCATGAGTTATTGAAGAAAGAGAGGCGTGGTGATTATTTGGGCAAAACTGTACAAGTCATTCCTCATGTAACAGATTTAATTAAGTCGTTCATTTTCAACGGTACAGAGGGTTTAGATTTCATAATATGTGAAATAGGTGGAACTGTAGGCGATATTGAGAGTCAACCATTTTTAGAAGCCGTACGTCAAATTGGCTATAAGCTCGGAAAACAAAGAGTTATCCTTATTCACCTGACCTTGATACCATATCTTACCGCAGCACAAGAATTAAAGACAAAACCAACACAGCATTCAGTTCGAGAGTTAAATTTTGCAGGGTTACAGCCAGATATTATATTATGTCGTAGTGAAAAGGAAGTCTCCGATAATCAGAGAAGAAAAATAGCCAACCTTTGTAATGTTTCTTTATCTAATGTCATACCTGCGCCTGATGTAAGTCATATATATGAGCTGCCAATTCTATATAATCAATGCGGACTCGGTACACAAATTCTGGAACATTTTCATTTAAGTAAACCACAACCAAGTCTAACCGAGTGGGATCAAATAGTACACTCTATGAGCAACTCAACACAGGAAGTCACTGTATCTATAGTAGGGAAATATACTGAATTTCCCGATACATACAAATCATTAGTTGAAGCATTAAATCATGGTGCAATTAGTAATAAGGTCAAGATAAAGGTAAATTGGGTTAACTCAAGAGAGAAGAGTGAAGATGAAAAATTCATAGGAGAGAAATTACGTAATTCTCATGCAGTTCTTGTCCCAGGTGGATTTGGTGATGATGGAGTAGAGGGTAAAATATCGGCAATAAGTTATGCTCGCATGAATAATATTCCATTTCTTGGAATATGCCTTGGTATGCAACTTGCGGTTATTGAATTTGCTCGCAGTGTCATTAAGCTTGAAGATGTACACTCCGAGGAATTTTGCACCTGCAGACATCCAATCATTAAACTAGCTGGTGGCAGAAACGTTGATCTTGGTGGAACCATGAGACTTGGAGCATACGAATGTAATATAAGCCCGAGTTCTAAAATGGCAGATGCATATGGTAATACCACTATCTCGGAAAGACATAGACACAGATACATAATTAATTCAGATTATAAAGATGATTTAGAAAAAAATGGGTTGATATGCAGTTGCATATCAGAAGATAGAACGTGTATAGAGGCAGTGGAGCTAGAAAGTCATCCTTGGTTTATCGGCGTGCAATTTCATCCAGAGTTTAAGTCAAAGCCGTTTTCTCCCCATCCTCTTTTTGTATCGTTTATTAAAGCAGCAGTTAACACAATTTGA
- the radC gene encoding RadC family protein, which produces MKDYKKGHRKRLREKIISDNGQSLLDYEVLEHILYSAYSRIDVKPIAKSLIENFGSLNKVFNADLEALQNIDGVNNAAISAIFCVKQAFVRSAREEIKDLPIINNWKKLLNYLRISIGSLNKENFRVIYMNKKYRLIAEDLQNIGTIDQTPLYVREIIKRALLIGSTAIVISHNHPSGDKQPSNSDISLTRQLAEACKGVGIELIDHIIITFDSYFSFKENRLL; this is translated from the coding sequence GTGAAGGATTATAAAAAAGGGCACAGAAAGCGCCTGAGAGAGAAAATCATTTCAGATAACGGACAATCGCTACTTGACTATGAAGTCTTAGAGCACATCTTGTACTCAGCATACAGTAGGATTGATGTAAAACCGATCGCAAAGAGCCTAATAGAAAATTTTGGTAGTTTGAATAAAGTTTTTAATGCCGATTTAGAAGCACTACAGAACATCGATGGGGTTAACAATGCTGCTATATCTGCCATCTTTTGCGTGAAACAAGCTTTTGTTCGTTCTGCAAGAGAAGAGATAAAAGACCTGCCTATAATCAACAACTGGAAAAAATTGCTTAACTACCTGAGGATAAGTATAGGAAGCCTTAACAAAGAAAATTTTCGTGTCATTTACATGAATAAGAAGTATCGTCTAATAGCAGAAGACCTGCAAAATATCGGCACAATCGATCAAACACCCCTTTATGTTAGAGAAATCATCAAACGTGCTCTTTTGATTGGCTCAACAGCCATTGTAATATCTCATAATCATCCAAGTGGAGACAAACAGCCTTCAAATAGCGATATATCACTAACTAGACAATTAGCAGAAGCCTGCAAAGGTGTAGGAATAGAACTAATAGATCACATTATTATCACATTCGATAGCTATTTTAGTTTCAAAGAGAACAGGCTATTGTGA
- the ubiH gene encoding 2-octaprenyl-6-methoxyphenyl hydroxylase codes for MNYDVIISGGGLLGLITAIGLGNNSVSVAVIEKSSLPRVIDDNRAFAISQGSKKILEKLGIWRFIEGEAEPILDICILDGNSPITVHYDHKMVGEKPMGYVINNTTIWNAINNNFLHKLTIYSPHSYKTVACDAGYVEVILDNDQKLISSLLICAEGKNSKLPELLSMSVMKFDYKQSSIVFNVKHELYHQNLAVERFFPGGPFAILPMKGGYTSSIVWTEKSETSRMLMSLSAEEFVVELKKRFGSYLGEIKLEGERKSYPLSFAFAKKLHKSRVLLIGDAAHSIHPVAGQGLNLGIRDVESAIRQITAAKIAGIDVGSSYLLKKISRDRYCDNFTMALATDGLNRIFSNRIFCAKALRNLGLMAVENSDFLKKRFIRHAMGLR; via the coding sequence ATGAATTACGATGTAATTATCTCAGGTGGCGGGTTACTTGGTCTTATCACTGCTATTGGCCTTGGCAATAACTCTGTATCCGTAGCTGTGATTGAAAAAAGTAGTTTGCCGCGTGTAATTGATGACAATCGAGCATTCGCTATTTCCCAAGGCTCGAAAAAAATATTGGAAAAATTAGGGATTTGGCGGTTCATAGAAGGCGAAGCAGAACCTATACTTGATATATGCATACTAGATGGGAATAGTCCGATTACCGTACATTATGATCATAAGATGGTTGGTGAAAAGCCAATGGGCTATGTTATCAACAACACTACTATATGGAATGCAATCAATAATAATTTTTTGCATAAACTAACCATATATTCTCCGCACTCCTATAAAACAGTTGCCTGTGATGCAGGATACGTTGAAGTAATCTTGGACAATGACCAGAAATTAATATCATCACTACTTATCTGTGCTGAAGGCAAAAACTCCAAACTACCGGAGTTACTTTCTATGTCGGTAATGAAGTTTGATTATAAACAAAGTAGCATAGTATTTAATGTAAAACATGAACTATATCACCAAAACTTAGCTGTAGAGCGGTTTTTTCCTGGTGGACCATTTGCAATTCTGCCGATGAAGGGTGGCTATACTTCTTCAATAGTTTGGACAGAAAAATCTGAAACTTCGAGAATGTTAATGAGTTTATCCGCAGAGGAGTTTGTTGTAGAGCTGAAAAAAAGGTTTGGCTCTTATTTGGGAGAAATCAAATTGGAAGGTGAAAGAAAATCTTACCCTTTGAGTTTTGCATTCGCAAAAAAGCTGCATAAAAGTAGAGTTTTGCTCATTGGTGATGCAGCACATTCGATTCACCCAGTTGCGGGTCAAGGGCTCAATCTTGGAATTAGAGATGTAGAAAGTGCTATAAGGCAAATCACTGCTGCGAAAATAGCTGGTATTGACGTTGGCAGTAGTTACCTGCTGAAAAAAATTTCACGTGATAGATACTGTGACAACTTCACTATGGCACTTGCAACTGATGGATTGAACAGGATATTTTCCAACAGAATATTTTGTGCTAAAGCACTGAGAAATCTTGGCTTAATGGCAGTTGAAAATTCAGATTTCCTCAAAAAACGCTTTATTCGTCATGCTATGGGATTGAGGTAA
- a CDS encoding Rpn family recombination-promoting nuclease/putative transposase: MAFSKFLDPKLDLTFKKIFGTEKNKKILIHFLNDILGCTEVNTIQEIEFISTILNPEIASERQSIVDVLCRDSVGNRFVVEMQLTRDKGFEKRAQYYAAKAYSRQVGKYANLQKIFFIAISNCVLFPDKSNYISSHTIRDEKTNEHDLQDFQFVFIELPKFPKNKVEQLTSIVERWCYFFKHAEETTEKDLKKIAREAPIIKRAYDELDRFNWNEKDLTAYEERIMDLYKEEAILEYKLETAQEKGREEGIQIGEEKGRQEGIAEGEKQAKIAVVKEMLADKMDISIIAKFTGLSVSEIERIAR, encoded by the coding sequence ATGGCTTTTTCTAAATTTCTCGATCCAAAACTGGACTTAACCTTCAAGAAAATCTTTGGCACTGAAAAAAATAAGAAGATCCTTATCCATTTTTTGAACGATATTCTAGGGTGTACTGAAGTTAATACTATACAAGAAATAGAATTTATCAGCACCATTTTGAATCCTGAAATTGCCTCTGAGAGACAAAGTATAGTTGATGTTCTCTGTCGGGATTCTGTTGGCAATAGATTTGTGGTTGAAATGCAGCTTACTCGTGATAAAGGTTTCGAAAAACGCGCTCAATATTATGCTGCTAAAGCTTACTCAAGGCAAGTTGGTAAGTACGCTAATTTACAGAAGATCTTCTTTATTGCGATTTCAAATTGTGTTTTATTTCCTGATAAGTCCAATTACATATCTAGCCATACCATCAGAGATGAGAAGACTAATGAGCATGACTTACAAGATTTTCAATTTGTGTTTATTGAACTACCTAAATTTCCTAAAAACAAAGTAGAGCAATTAACAAGCATAGTAGAACGCTGGTGTTACTTTTTCAAGCATGCAGAAGAAACCACTGAAAAAGATCTAAAGAAGATTGCAAGAGAAGCGCCTATAATAAAGAGAGCATATGATGAATTAGACAGGTTTAACTGGAATGAAAAAGATCTAACGGCATATGAAGAAAGAATAATGGATCTTTACAAAGAGGAAGCTATCCTTGAATACAAACTTGAGACTGCTCAAGAAAAAGGTCGAGAAGAAGGCATCCAAATCGGCGAAGAAAAAGGCAGACAAGAAGGCATTGCAGAGGGCGAAAAACAGGCTAAAATTGCTGTAGTCAAAGAAATGCTTGCTGACAAAATGGATATCAGCATTATTGCCAAATTTACTGGTCTTTCTGTTAGTGAAATTGAAAGAATTGCAAGATAA
- a CDS encoding MFS transporter has product MCNQQTRALIATILCRIAIWYDHMLFIDLVNIISREFCSAKDVYYNILQLFGIAGLGAMVRPLGAFVFGHIGDRYGRRIALTIAILLISIPSSFVAFIPGYSQIGVASTMLLLAIHVTQGIALGAEQGGSSVYLIEHLPNKKKLGMFFGVISFGRSIGVLLSVAMVIICKKNTDFNAWGWRIPFTFSAVLGLISACSIYTLGETPAYEKNREQRNLPDLPIIELIKHYKRALTLAILISVPVNVAVGFTIFLRTIAKEIVSVETYVTTYINEIVLIITSILMLIFAIVLGMLADRIGKERTAILFTVITMVLCCPILSIAYYYKSYLIIMLSVMVLSIIEKGINPIGIVASELFPTNVRFSGVSLSRNISYALHGGFTPMICTWFTITFPQINFAAGLYIVFCLLVSLVAILQIKPQDKRCDW; this is encoded by the coding sequence GTGTGCAATCAGCAAACAAGGGCGTTGATAGCAACAATACTCTGTAGAATTGCAATATGGTATGACCATATGCTCTTCATTGATCTGGTTAATATAATCAGTAGAGAGTTTTGTTCTGCAAAAGATGTTTACTACAACATATTGCAATTGTTTGGAATTGCAGGACTGGGCGCTATGGTAAGGCCACTTGGCGCATTTGTATTTGGTCACATTGGTGACAGATATGGAAGGAGGATAGCATTAACGATTGCCATCTTGCTAATATCGATTCCGTCTAGTTTTGTTGCATTTATTCCAGGTTATAGCCAGATAGGTGTAGCTTCGACCATGTTGCTTCTTGCAATTCATGTAACACAAGGAATTGCGCTGGGTGCTGAGCAAGGAGGCAGTTCTGTTTATCTCATAGAGCATTTACCTAATAAGAAAAAGCTAGGAATGTTTTTTGGAGTAATAAGTTTTGGTCGCTCTATTGGCGTTTTGCTTTCTGTGGCGATGGTAATCATCTGTAAAAAAAACACTGACTTTAACGCTTGGGGTTGGAGAATACCGTTTACTTTTTCAGCTGTTTTGGGACTGATTAGTGCATGTAGTATATACACGCTGGGAGAAACTCCAGCATATGAAAAAAATCGAGAACAAAGAAATCTACCTGATTTGCCAATAATAGAGCTTATAAAACACTATAAGAGAGCTCTTACACTTGCTATTTTAATATCTGTACCCGTTAATGTTGCTGTTGGGTTTACCATATTTCTTAGGACAATCGCAAAAGAAATAGTATCGGTTGAGACGTATGTAACAACATATATCAATGAGATTGTGCTCATTATAACCAGCATATTGATGCTGATATTTGCAATAGTATTAGGAATGTTGGCTGACAGAATAGGTAAAGAGCGCACTGCAATCTTATTTACAGTGATTACAATGGTACTATGTTGTCCTATTTTATCTATTGCTTACTACTACAAAAGTTATCTTATAATCATGCTGAGTGTCATGGTTCTTTCTATAATAGAAAAGGGTATAAATCCTATAGGAATAGTTGCATCCGAGCTCTTCCCCACTAATGTTAGATTCAGCGGAGTGAGTTTATCGCGCAACATCTCTTATGCTTTGCACGGGGGATTCACTCCTATGATATGCACTTGGTTTACTATAACATTTCCTCAAATAAACTTTGCCGCTGGGCTTTATATAGTCTTCTGCTTATTGGTTAGTTTGGTAGCAATATTGCAAATAAAACCACAGGATAAAAGATGTGATTGGTAA
- the secG gene encoding preprotein translocase subunit SecG, producing the protein MLIAILSAFQIILVVILVILVILQPPGSSSLSGFNNSQQGLDSMIPVKSSANPLSKITAIVVGLFIINTLLLSGLCSKDVHKKSIAEKIISEKKRENESTSVPFED; encoded by the coding sequence ATGTTGATAGCAATATTGAGCGCATTCCAAATAATATTGGTTGTGATTCTAGTAATTTTAGTCATTTTGCAGCCGCCTGGGAGTAGCTCGCTAAGTGGTTTTAATAATTCACAGCAGGGGCTCGATTCGATGATTCCAGTGAAATCTTCTGCGAACCCGCTTAGCAAAATAACGGCTATAGTTGTTGGCTTATTTATAATAAATACATTGTTATTATCGGGATTGTGTTCAAAGGATGTACACAAAAAGTCAATTGCAGAAAAAATTATATCGGAAAAAAAACGAGAAAATGAATCCACTTCTGTTCCTTTTGAAGATTAA
- a CDS encoding nucleoside deaminase, with protein sequence MELAIEQAKLAQKNDEVPIGAVIVSESSVVSSAHNISSDPTAHAEMLVIRQACKLLSTPMLCAADMYVTLEPCPMCAQAISFARIRRLYFGTYNPKGGGIENGVKIFQFCNHIPEVYGGILEKECSFLLKDFFEKLRT encoded by the coding sequence ATGGAACTTGCCATAGAGCAAGCAAAACTTGCTCAAAAAAATGATGAGGTTCCCATAGGTGCTGTAATAGTAAGTGAAAGCAGTGTTGTTTCTTCTGCACACAATATATCCAGCGATCCAACTGCACATGCAGAAATGTTAGTGATCAGGCAAGCATGTAAACTGCTTTCAACACCGATGCTTTGTGCTGCTGATATGTATGTAACATTAGAGCCGTGTCCAATGTGTGCTCAAGCTATCTCCTTTGCAAGAATTAGACGATTATACTTTGGAACTTACAACCCAAAAGGTGGGGGAATTGAAAATGGTGTTAAAATATTTCAATTTTGCAATCATATACCTGAAGTTTACGGGGGAATATTAGAAAAGGAATGTTCTTTTCTGCTAAAGGATTTTTTTGAAAAGCTGAGGACCTAA